One Labrus mixtus chromosome 12, fLabMix1.1, whole genome shotgun sequence DNA segment encodes these proteins:
- the ino80 gene encoding chromatin-remodeling ATPase INO80 isoform X2 — MASGQGGRLEVGSSGSSGLAKPLYLQRLERSLRLDSFLRQTAVVFNRDITSDDSDDSDDSDGELGSGLSLDPSTQHTAMTVKTEPCEERDELSEGKPLNGILLQDQKADKASFYNFSKLKKNRKWLKNILLSDDTTDSDTDSDDSDFCLSREELHDMLRLHRFTRQHQSKFHSDRELHQYQYYSTGLLSTHDSFYEQQRHLLGPKKKKIKDEKKFKAKLKKVKKKKKRGEGDFLDEGRPYVTKIFAKFSHDAPVPVVKKKHLTIEQLNARRRKVWLTIAKKEIPKTFKQKTSAKNLVLTNAKKLAHQCMREVRRAAIQAQKNCKETLPRARRLTKEMMLYWKKYDKVEKEHRKRAEKEALEQRKLDEEMREAKRQQRKLNFLITQTELYAHFMSGKASIGGPEGDTAQEEILSKLEDKAAQRQIDIGGGVMVNMGPEDYDSEHYKSQALRNAKEAYLIHQERTRMFDEEAKDSRCASLHTASCAPSGAGSGFGESYSLANPSIHAGEEIPQPTIFNGKLKGYQLKGMNWLANLYEQGINGILADEMGLGKTVQSIALLAHLAERDNIWGPFLIISPASTLNNWHQEFTRFVPKFKVLPYWGNPHDRKVIRKFWSQKTLYTQNAPFHVVITSYQLVVQDVKYFQRVKWQYMVLDEAQALKSSSSVRWKILLQFQCRNRLLLTGTPIQNTMAELWALLHFIMPTLFDSHDEFNEWFSKDIESHAENKSAIDENQLSRLHMILKPFMLRRIKKDVENELSDKIEILTYCQLTSRQRLLYQALRNKISIEDLLQSSMGTSQQSHSTTSSLMNLVMQFRKVCNHPDLFERQETRSPFHMYIKPYIMSKFLYRHGLIHAHNQAKNKLLQVLLSPFSPSHIQQSLFHRKGDDKGSCFSFLRFIDVSPAEMSSLMLQGTLVRWLALFLSLKSAYRLHYQRLFGLEEEGQAETGDSEGDRGRSPPRNQKCLSRKDLILWPNRPTSFPNTHTSSVLQELVFTALRSGIVGHTDVIIHSRSSATSSVRPCQLTPPPKFLLAATPRVTAVPMERYCDDRSAEYEWRVTRCGGGTIFKQCFLYGSPELASEWQARANSFHPQCPGGVMAMYPRHGWSFIRIPDKESLITESGKLHTLDILLSRLKNQGHRVLIYSQMTRMIDLLEEYMVYRKHTYMRLDGSSKISERRDMVADFQSRTDIFVFLLSTRAGGLGINLTAADTVIFYDSDWNPTVDQQAMDRAHRLGQTKQVTVYRLICQGSIEERILQRAKEKSEIQRVVISGGNFKPDTLKPKEVVGLLLDDDELEKKFVFGPAVRQRQEEKRQQEESSKVKERKRKREKYAEKKKNEESENKRKKEVNLVISHAPSADNSNLSADGDDSFISVEMDSAMPSPFSEISLSSELQPGSLPPDADADESSSDMLVIVDDPVSSAPQSRATNSPSSVSGSVSDNMNGVSASDTVSPGRGRSGRSRGRPKGSGGGAKSGGKGRGRKSTAGSAAAMAGAMAGAAAASAAAYAAYGYSVSKAGLSASSPLQPSLGRSSTSPAFNPSRSSSPQAKGGASTPSPHKQLAHSHHHLHHSSHGAVRKGKGPAAPGAR, encoded by the exons ATGGCGTCGGGGCAGGGTGGCCGACTGGAGGTTGGATCATCGGGGAGCTCCGGCCTAGCCAAACCTCTTTACCTGCAGCGCTTGGAAAGATCCCTGAGGTTGGACAGTTTTCTGCGCCAGACTGCCGTCGTCTTCAACCGAGACATAACCAG tgatgatagtgatgacAGTGATGACAGCGATGGTGAATTGGGGTCAGGGCTTTCCTTGGACCCCTCTACTCAGCATACAGCGATGACAGTGAAGACTGAGCCATGTGAGGAAAGGGATGAGTTGTCAGAGGGGAAGCCCCTCAACGGCATTCTGCTGCAAG ACCAAAAGGCAGACAAAGCTAGTTTTTACAATTTCTCCAAGCTCAAGAAGAACAGGAAATGGCTgaag AATATCCTGCTGAGTGACGACACCACAGACTCGGACACGGACTCAGATGACTCTGACTTCTGTTTGTCTCGAGAGGAGCTGCATGACATGCTAAGGCTACATCGCTTCACCAGGCAGCATCAGAGCAAGTTTCACTCTGACCGAGAg CTTCATCAATATCAGTATTATAGCACCGGTCTCCTTTCCACTCATGACTCCTTCTATGAGCAACAGCGCCACCTTCTGGGcccgaagaagaagaaaatcaaagatGAGAAGAAATTTAAAG ccaaactaaaaaaggtgaagaaaaagaagaaacgtGGCGAGGGAGACTTTCTGGATGAAGGGCGCCCTTATGTCACCAAGATCTTTGCAAAGTTTTCCCATGATGCTCCAGTGCCTGTGgtgaaaaagaaacatctcaCCATTGAGCAGCTGAACGCACGAAGACGTAAAGTCTGGCTAACCATCGCTAAAAAGGAGATCCCCAAG ACTTTCAAGCAGAAGACCTCTGCAAAGAACTTGGTGTTAACCAATGCTAAAAAG TTGGCTCATCAGTGCATGAGAGAGGTACGGCGGGCGGCTATCCAGGCCCAGAAGAACTGCAAGGAGACATTACCCCGAGCTCGCCGCCTCACCAAGGAGATGATGCTCTACTGGAAGAAGTATGACAAAGTAGAAAAGGAGCACAGGAAGAGGGCAGAGAAGGAGGCGCTGGAGCAACGCAAACTAGACGAAGAGATGAGAGAG GCAAAGCGTCAGCAGCGTAAACTGAATTTCCTCATCACACAGACTGAGCTGTATGCTCATTTCATGAGCGGGAAAGCAAGCATTGGGGGCCCAGAGGGAGACACGGCTCAGGAGGAAATTCTGAGTAAGCTGGAAGACAAAGCAGCGCAGAGACAAATTGACATCGGAGGAGGAGTGATGGTCAACATGGGACCGGAGGACTACG ATAGTGAACACTACAAGTCGCAGGCCTTGAGGAATGCCAAAGAAGCTTACCTGATTCATCAAGAGAGA ACGCGCATGTTTGATGAGGAGGCTAAGGACAGTCGCTGTGCATCGCTGCACACAGCTAGTTGTGCCCCTTCAGGTGCCGGCTCTGGGTTTGGAGAGAGCTACAGCCTTGCcaacccatccatccatgcgGGTGAAGAGATTCCTCAGCCCACAATCTTCAATGGCAAACTCAAGGGTTACCAACTCAAGGGCATGAACTGGCTGGCCAACCTCTATGAGCAG gGGATCAATGGAATCCTGGCAGACGAGATGGGCTTGGGGAAAACGGTCCAGAGTATCGCCCTATTGGCACATCTGGCAGAG AGAGACAACATCTGGGGCCCATTCCTCATCATCTCTCCTGCGTCCACTCTCAACAACTGGCACCAGGAGTTCACCCGCTTTGTGCCTAAATTCAAG gtGTTGCCGTATTGGGGGAATCCTCATGATCGCAAAGTGATCAGGAAATTTTGGAGCCAG AAAACCCTTTACACACAAAACGCACCTTTCCATGTTGTGATCACGAGCTACCAGCTTGTTGTTCAGGACGTCAAGTACTTTCAGAGGGTCAAGTGGCAGTACATGGTTCTGGACGAGGCCCAGGCactgaagagcagcagcag tGTTCGTTGGAAGATCCTGCTGCAGTTTCAGTGTCGAAACAGATTGCTGCTCACCGGGACACCCATCCAGAACACCATGGCTGAG CTGTGGGCCCTGCTGCACTTCATCATGCCCACACTGTTCGATTCCCATGACGAGTTTAACGAGTGGTTCTCCAAGGACATCGAGAGCCACGCTGAAAACAAGTCTGCCATCGACGAGA accAACTTTCCCGACTTCACATGATCCTGAAGCCTTTCATGCTGAGGAGAATCAAGAAGGATGTGGAAAACGAGCTCTCAGACAAG atcGAGATCCTGACCTACTGCCAGCTGACGTCTCGGCAGAGGTTGCTCTACCAGGCTCTGAGAAACAAGATCTCCATCGAGGATCTGCTGCAGTCCTCCATGGGCACGTCCCAACAGTCCCACAGCACCACCTCCTCCCTCATGAACCTGGTCATGCAGTTCAGGAAg GTGTGCAACCACCCCGACTTGTTCGAGCGCCAGGAAACTCGCTCTCCTTTCCACATGTACATCAAGCCCTACATCATGTCGAAGTTTCTGTACCGGCACGGCCTCATCCACGCACACAACCAGGCCAAAAACAA ATTACTTCAAGTGTTGCTGTCTCCCTTTTCTCCAAGTCACATTCAGCAGTCTCTTTTTCACAGAAAAG GTGATGACAAAGGAAGCTGCTTCTCTTTCCTGCGCTTCATCGACGTGTCACCGGCAGAGATGTCCAGTCTCATGTTGCAAGGCACCTTAGTGAG ATGGTTAgccctttttctctccctcaaaTCGGCATATCGGCTCCACTACCAACGTCTGTTCGGCCTTGAAGAAGAGGGTCAGGCGGAAACCGGAGACTCGGAGGGGGACAGAGGAAGGTCACCGCCCAGGAATCAAAAGTGTTTGTCTCGCAAGGACCTTATTCTGTGGCCTAACAGACCCACAAGTTTCCCCAACACGCACACAAGCTCAGTCCTACag gagctGGTGTTCACAGCCTTAAGGTCCGGCATCGTCGGACACACAGACGTGATTATCCACAGTCGAAGCTCTGCCACCTCCTCGGTACGACCCTGCCAGCTCACACCGCCACCCAAGTTCCTGCTAGCTGCCACACCCAgg GTGACAGCAGTTCCCATGGAGCGTTATTGTGACGACCGCAGTGCAGAGTACGAGTGGCGGGTGACACGCTGCGGTGGGGGCAccatcttcaaacagtgtttccTTTACGGCTCCCCTGAACTCGCTTCGGAATGGCAGGCTAGAGCCAACTCCTTCCACCCACAATGCCCTGGGGGTGTGATGGCCATGTACCCTCGACACGGATGGTCCTTCATACGGATACCTG ACAAGGAGAGCCTGATCACAGAGAGCGGCAAGCTCCACACCTTGGATATCCTGTTGAGTCGGCTGAAGAACCAGGGACACAGAGTCCTCATCTACTCCCAGATGACGCGCATGATAGACCTGCTGGAG GAGTACATGGTTTATCGGAAGCACACCTACATGCGCCTGGATGGATCCTCCAAGATTTCTGAGCGCAGAGACATGGTGGCAGACTTCCAGAGCCG GACGGAtatctttgtctttctgctgAGTACGAGGGCTGGAGGGCTCGGCATTAACCTGACTGCTGCTGACACT GTTATTTTCTATGACAGTGACTGGAACCCCACAGTGGACCAGCAGGCCATGGACAGAGCTCACAGGCTCGGGCAGACCAAGCAGGTCACTGTTTATCGGCTCATCTGTCAGGGAAGCATCGAGGAGAGGATCCTGCAGCGGGCCAAGGAGAAGAGCGAG ATCCAAAGGGTGGTCATCTCTGGAGGTAACTTCAAACCAGACACGCTCAAACCCAAAGAGGTGGTCGGCCTGTTATTGGACGATGATGAACTGGAGAAGAAAT TCGTGTTTGGTCCTGCAGTACGTCagaggcaggaggagaagaggcagcaggaggagagcagCAAGGTGAAAGAGCGCAAGAGAAAGCGGGAGAAGTACGCTGAGAAG aagAAGAACGAGGAGTCTGAGaacaagaggaaaaaagaggtgAACCTGGTCATCTCTCATGCACCGTCAGCTGACAACTCCAACCTGTCTGCAGACGGAGATGACTCCTTCATCAGTGTAGAGATGGACTCAGCCATGCCCAGTCCTTTCAGTgag ATCTCACTGAGCAGCGAGCTGCAGCCCGGTTCGTTACCCCCAGATGCTGATGCCGACGAGAGCAGCAGCGACATGCTGGTCATCGTGGACGATCCCGTGTCCTCCGCGCCACAGTCTCGAGCCACCAACTCCCCTTCCTCTGTGTCTGGATCGGTCTCTGACAACATGAATG GTGTGTCAGCCTCTGATACAGTCAGTCCCGGCAGAGGCCGGTCTGGGCGGAGTCGGGGGAGACCTAAAGGCTCAGGGGGCGGAGCAAAGTCTGGTGGAAAAGGACGAGGGCGCAAGTCGACGGCAGGCAGTGCAGCAGCTATGGCAGGAGCCATGGCCGGTGCAGCGGCTGCGTCTGCAGCAGCCTACGCTGCTTATGGTTATAGTGTTTCTAAAG CGGGCCTCTCTGCCTCCAGCCCTCTACAGCCTTCCCTGGGTCGGTCTAGTACCAGCCCTGCCTTCAACCCCAGCAGGagctcctcccctcaggccaAAGGAGGCGCCTCCACCCCGAGCCCCCACAAACAGCTGGCCCAcagccaccaccacctccaccacagcagccacggCGCAGTCAGGAAGGGCAAGGGGCCTGCTGCTCCTGGGGCTCGATAA
- the ino80 gene encoding chromatin-remodeling ATPase INO80 isoform X1, producing MASGQGGRLEVGSSGSSGLAKPLYLQRLERSLRLDSFLRQTAVVFNRDITSDDSDDSDDSDGELGSGLSLDPSTQHTAMTVKTEPCEERDELSEGKPLNGILLQGKDQKADKASFYNFSKLKKNRKWLKNILLSDDTTDSDTDSDDSDFCLSREELHDMLRLHRFTRQHQSKFHSDRELHQYQYYSTGLLSTHDSFYEQQRHLLGPKKKKIKDEKKFKAKLKKVKKKKKRGEGDFLDEGRPYVTKIFAKFSHDAPVPVVKKKHLTIEQLNARRRKVWLTIAKKEIPKTFKQKTSAKNLVLTNAKKLAHQCMREVRRAAIQAQKNCKETLPRARRLTKEMMLYWKKYDKVEKEHRKRAEKEALEQRKLDEEMREAKRQQRKLNFLITQTELYAHFMSGKASIGGPEGDTAQEEILSKLEDKAAQRQIDIGGGVMVNMGPEDYDSEHYKSQALRNAKEAYLIHQERTRMFDEEAKDSRCASLHTASCAPSGAGSGFGESYSLANPSIHAGEEIPQPTIFNGKLKGYQLKGMNWLANLYEQGINGILADEMGLGKTVQSIALLAHLAERDNIWGPFLIISPASTLNNWHQEFTRFVPKFKVLPYWGNPHDRKVIRKFWSQKTLYTQNAPFHVVITSYQLVVQDVKYFQRVKWQYMVLDEAQALKSSSSVRWKILLQFQCRNRLLLTGTPIQNTMAELWALLHFIMPTLFDSHDEFNEWFSKDIESHAENKSAIDENQLSRLHMILKPFMLRRIKKDVENELSDKIEILTYCQLTSRQRLLYQALRNKISIEDLLQSSMGTSQQSHSTTSSLMNLVMQFRKVCNHPDLFERQETRSPFHMYIKPYIMSKFLYRHGLIHAHNQAKNKLLQVLLSPFSPSHIQQSLFHRKGDDKGSCFSFLRFIDVSPAEMSSLMLQGTLVRWLALFLSLKSAYRLHYQRLFGLEEEGQAETGDSEGDRGRSPPRNQKCLSRKDLILWPNRPTSFPNTHTSSVLQELVFTALRSGIVGHTDVIIHSRSSATSSVRPCQLTPPPKFLLAATPRVTAVPMERYCDDRSAEYEWRVTRCGGGTIFKQCFLYGSPELASEWQARANSFHPQCPGGVMAMYPRHGWSFIRIPDKESLITESGKLHTLDILLSRLKNQGHRVLIYSQMTRMIDLLEEYMVYRKHTYMRLDGSSKISERRDMVADFQSRTDIFVFLLSTRAGGLGINLTAADTVIFYDSDWNPTVDQQAMDRAHRLGQTKQVTVYRLICQGSIEERILQRAKEKSEIQRVVISGGNFKPDTLKPKEVVGLLLDDDELEKKFVFGPAVRQRQEEKRQQEESSKVKERKRKREKYAEKKKNEESENKRKKEVNLVISHAPSADNSNLSADGDDSFISVEMDSAMPSPFSEISLSSELQPGSLPPDADADESSSDMLVIVDDPVSSAPQSRATNSPSSVSGSVSDNMNGVSASDTVSPGRGRSGRSRGRPKGSGGGAKSGGKGRGRKSTAGSAAAMAGAMAGAAAASAAAYAAYGYSVSKAGLSASSPLQPSLGRSSTSPAFNPSRSSSPQAKGGASTPSPHKQLAHSHHHLHHSSHGAVRKGKGPAAPGAR from the exons ATGGCGTCGGGGCAGGGTGGCCGACTGGAGGTTGGATCATCGGGGAGCTCCGGCCTAGCCAAACCTCTTTACCTGCAGCGCTTGGAAAGATCCCTGAGGTTGGACAGTTTTCTGCGCCAGACTGCCGTCGTCTTCAACCGAGACATAACCAG tgatgatagtgatgacAGTGATGACAGCGATGGTGAATTGGGGTCAGGGCTTTCCTTGGACCCCTCTACTCAGCATACAGCGATGACAGTGAAGACTGAGCCATGTGAGGAAAGGGATGAGTTGTCAGAGGGGAAGCCCCTCAACGGCATTCTGCTGCAAGGTAAAG ACCAAAAGGCAGACAAAGCTAGTTTTTACAATTTCTCCAAGCTCAAGAAGAACAGGAAATGGCTgaag AATATCCTGCTGAGTGACGACACCACAGACTCGGACACGGACTCAGATGACTCTGACTTCTGTTTGTCTCGAGAGGAGCTGCATGACATGCTAAGGCTACATCGCTTCACCAGGCAGCATCAGAGCAAGTTTCACTCTGACCGAGAg CTTCATCAATATCAGTATTATAGCACCGGTCTCCTTTCCACTCATGACTCCTTCTATGAGCAACAGCGCCACCTTCTGGGcccgaagaagaagaaaatcaaagatGAGAAGAAATTTAAAG ccaaactaaaaaaggtgaagaaaaagaagaaacgtGGCGAGGGAGACTTTCTGGATGAAGGGCGCCCTTATGTCACCAAGATCTTTGCAAAGTTTTCCCATGATGCTCCAGTGCCTGTGgtgaaaaagaaacatctcaCCATTGAGCAGCTGAACGCACGAAGACGTAAAGTCTGGCTAACCATCGCTAAAAAGGAGATCCCCAAG ACTTTCAAGCAGAAGACCTCTGCAAAGAACTTGGTGTTAACCAATGCTAAAAAG TTGGCTCATCAGTGCATGAGAGAGGTACGGCGGGCGGCTATCCAGGCCCAGAAGAACTGCAAGGAGACATTACCCCGAGCTCGCCGCCTCACCAAGGAGATGATGCTCTACTGGAAGAAGTATGACAAAGTAGAAAAGGAGCACAGGAAGAGGGCAGAGAAGGAGGCGCTGGAGCAACGCAAACTAGACGAAGAGATGAGAGAG GCAAAGCGTCAGCAGCGTAAACTGAATTTCCTCATCACACAGACTGAGCTGTATGCTCATTTCATGAGCGGGAAAGCAAGCATTGGGGGCCCAGAGGGAGACACGGCTCAGGAGGAAATTCTGAGTAAGCTGGAAGACAAAGCAGCGCAGAGACAAATTGACATCGGAGGAGGAGTGATGGTCAACATGGGACCGGAGGACTACG ATAGTGAACACTACAAGTCGCAGGCCTTGAGGAATGCCAAAGAAGCTTACCTGATTCATCAAGAGAGA ACGCGCATGTTTGATGAGGAGGCTAAGGACAGTCGCTGTGCATCGCTGCACACAGCTAGTTGTGCCCCTTCAGGTGCCGGCTCTGGGTTTGGAGAGAGCTACAGCCTTGCcaacccatccatccatgcgGGTGAAGAGATTCCTCAGCCCACAATCTTCAATGGCAAACTCAAGGGTTACCAACTCAAGGGCATGAACTGGCTGGCCAACCTCTATGAGCAG gGGATCAATGGAATCCTGGCAGACGAGATGGGCTTGGGGAAAACGGTCCAGAGTATCGCCCTATTGGCACATCTGGCAGAG AGAGACAACATCTGGGGCCCATTCCTCATCATCTCTCCTGCGTCCACTCTCAACAACTGGCACCAGGAGTTCACCCGCTTTGTGCCTAAATTCAAG gtGTTGCCGTATTGGGGGAATCCTCATGATCGCAAAGTGATCAGGAAATTTTGGAGCCAG AAAACCCTTTACACACAAAACGCACCTTTCCATGTTGTGATCACGAGCTACCAGCTTGTTGTTCAGGACGTCAAGTACTTTCAGAGGGTCAAGTGGCAGTACATGGTTCTGGACGAGGCCCAGGCactgaagagcagcagcag tGTTCGTTGGAAGATCCTGCTGCAGTTTCAGTGTCGAAACAGATTGCTGCTCACCGGGACACCCATCCAGAACACCATGGCTGAG CTGTGGGCCCTGCTGCACTTCATCATGCCCACACTGTTCGATTCCCATGACGAGTTTAACGAGTGGTTCTCCAAGGACATCGAGAGCCACGCTGAAAACAAGTCTGCCATCGACGAGA accAACTTTCCCGACTTCACATGATCCTGAAGCCTTTCATGCTGAGGAGAATCAAGAAGGATGTGGAAAACGAGCTCTCAGACAAG atcGAGATCCTGACCTACTGCCAGCTGACGTCTCGGCAGAGGTTGCTCTACCAGGCTCTGAGAAACAAGATCTCCATCGAGGATCTGCTGCAGTCCTCCATGGGCACGTCCCAACAGTCCCACAGCACCACCTCCTCCCTCATGAACCTGGTCATGCAGTTCAGGAAg GTGTGCAACCACCCCGACTTGTTCGAGCGCCAGGAAACTCGCTCTCCTTTCCACATGTACATCAAGCCCTACATCATGTCGAAGTTTCTGTACCGGCACGGCCTCATCCACGCACACAACCAGGCCAAAAACAA ATTACTTCAAGTGTTGCTGTCTCCCTTTTCTCCAAGTCACATTCAGCAGTCTCTTTTTCACAGAAAAG GTGATGACAAAGGAAGCTGCTTCTCTTTCCTGCGCTTCATCGACGTGTCACCGGCAGAGATGTCCAGTCTCATGTTGCAAGGCACCTTAGTGAG ATGGTTAgccctttttctctccctcaaaTCGGCATATCGGCTCCACTACCAACGTCTGTTCGGCCTTGAAGAAGAGGGTCAGGCGGAAACCGGAGACTCGGAGGGGGACAGAGGAAGGTCACCGCCCAGGAATCAAAAGTGTTTGTCTCGCAAGGACCTTATTCTGTGGCCTAACAGACCCACAAGTTTCCCCAACACGCACACAAGCTCAGTCCTACag gagctGGTGTTCACAGCCTTAAGGTCCGGCATCGTCGGACACACAGACGTGATTATCCACAGTCGAAGCTCTGCCACCTCCTCGGTACGACCCTGCCAGCTCACACCGCCACCCAAGTTCCTGCTAGCTGCCACACCCAgg GTGACAGCAGTTCCCATGGAGCGTTATTGTGACGACCGCAGTGCAGAGTACGAGTGGCGGGTGACACGCTGCGGTGGGGGCAccatcttcaaacagtgtttccTTTACGGCTCCCCTGAACTCGCTTCGGAATGGCAGGCTAGAGCCAACTCCTTCCACCCACAATGCCCTGGGGGTGTGATGGCCATGTACCCTCGACACGGATGGTCCTTCATACGGATACCTG ACAAGGAGAGCCTGATCACAGAGAGCGGCAAGCTCCACACCTTGGATATCCTGTTGAGTCGGCTGAAGAACCAGGGACACAGAGTCCTCATCTACTCCCAGATGACGCGCATGATAGACCTGCTGGAG GAGTACATGGTTTATCGGAAGCACACCTACATGCGCCTGGATGGATCCTCCAAGATTTCTGAGCGCAGAGACATGGTGGCAGACTTCCAGAGCCG GACGGAtatctttgtctttctgctgAGTACGAGGGCTGGAGGGCTCGGCATTAACCTGACTGCTGCTGACACT GTTATTTTCTATGACAGTGACTGGAACCCCACAGTGGACCAGCAGGCCATGGACAGAGCTCACAGGCTCGGGCAGACCAAGCAGGTCACTGTTTATCGGCTCATCTGTCAGGGAAGCATCGAGGAGAGGATCCTGCAGCGGGCCAAGGAGAAGAGCGAG ATCCAAAGGGTGGTCATCTCTGGAGGTAACTTCAAACCAGACACGCTCAAACCCAAAGAGGTGGTCGGCCTGTTATTGGACGATGATGAACTGGAGAAGAAAT TCGTGTTTGGTCCTGCAGTACGTCagaggcaggaggagaagaggcagcaggaggagagcagCAAGGTGAAAGAGCGCAAGAGAAAGCGGGAGAAGTACGCTGAGAAG aagAAGAACGAGGAGTCTGAGaacaagaggaaaaaagaggtgAACCTGGTCATCTCTCATGCACCGTCAGCTGACAACTCCAACCTGTCTGCAGACGGAGATGACTCCTTCATCAGTGTAGAGATGGACTCAGCCATGCCCAGTCCTTTCAGTgag ATCTCACTGAGCAGCGAGCTGCAGCCCGGTTCGTTACCCCCAGATGCTGATGCCGACGAGAGCAGCAGCGACATGCTGGTCATCGTGGACGATCCCGTGTCCTCCGCGCCACAGTCTCGAGCCACCAACTCCCCTTCCTCTGTGTCTGGATCGGTCTCTGACAACATGAATG GTGTGTCAGCCTCTGATACAGTCAGTCCCGGCAGAGGCCGGTCTGGGCGGAGTCGGGGGAGACCTAAAGGCTCAGGGGGCGGAGCAAAGTCTGGTGGAAAAGGACGAGGGCGCAAGTCGACGGCAGGCAGTGCAGCAGCTATGGCAGGAGCCATGGCCGGTGCAGCGGCTGCGTCTGCAGCAGCCTACGCTGCTTATGGTTATAGTGTTTCTAAAG CGGGCCTCTCTGCCTCCAGCCCTCTACAGCCTTCCCTGGGTCGGTCTAGTACCAGCCCTGCCTTCAACCCCAGCAGGagctcctcccctcaggccaAAGGAGGCGCCTCCACCCCGAGCCCCCACAAACAGCTGGCCCAcagccaccaccacctccaccacagcagccacggCGCAGTCAGGAAGGGCAAGGGGCCTGCTGCTCCTGGGGCTCGATAA